The sequence below is a genomic window from Pleurocapsa sp. PCC 7327.
GTCATCTTTCGAGCTTGTCTTAAAGTAATGTTCGATTTAATTGTTATCAGTACTTCTCCAAGAACATGGTTATGTAAGCATAACTGACCGAGAAGTATAAGCTTCTAAAAGCTTACGATATTGAGGTCAAAATGAAAAGCGTTTGCGACAATACAAAATGAAAATCAAAGTTACAAAAGCTAGAGCCTGGGAATTGGAAGGCGATCGCAAGCACTATAATTCAAGAGCAGATTTAGAAATCTAAAATTATCTTGGAAATCTTGACGTTAAATAGCTAAAAAGTTATTTTGGAAAGTTGAGGATATAATTGCTATATAAAGACAACAAATAAGCTTCGCGATCGCTGCTTGAACCGTTAATAATTATTTTAGAGTTGCTAGAGTTGCATGGCTTGCGATCGCAACCGTCCAAACTCATCGACAATCTCAGCCAGCAAAACCTTTCTGTAGCGAGCGTAACCGACAGAATTACTCTGTCATTAGAAACTTTACTTTTACTAAAATTTATGTTATAGCAGTATGTAAGCGCTATATAAACGTATGTTACCGAGCAACGTCTTCGGAAGAGCCGTAGATTATATTGAAAGAGGCGACAAACAAGATTTCTCTAGTCTGATGCCCAGACCTGGTTGGGGAAAAGTTCCAGATTTATAGGTTTGGACACAACCAGTTTTTGGTTATTTTAACGCCACTCTGTCTCCTTAGCATTAGAAGAAGTAACAGGCAAAATTTTCGGAACAAGATTGTTTCTAACTAGAAAGTTTGGACGATCTAAACCGAACCAATTTTTAATTAGGGCAAATAGATTAAACTGTCCTCGCAATTCCATTGAAATTTAACTAGAAAAAAGCAATGGAAAGCCTGGAAGTTCCTATTCCAGAAAACTTAGCAATTTTTTATGAGTACCAAGCAACTGCTAGATGTCAAGCAACTTTTGAGTCGATATCAAAAAGGCGAACGCAATTTTCAAGGCGTACAAATCCTCCAAGCCAACTTTAAGACTGCCCATCTCAATCGCACCAATTTTAGGCAGGCAGATTTCCAACAAGGCAATTTAAAAGGTGGGCAATTCATTAGCTCGAATTTCAGCAATGCAGATTTACAGCAAGCTAATTTATGCCGAGCTAAACTGATAGAGGCGAATTTGTCAGGAGCAAATTTGACAGAAGCATTCTTGATTCAAGCAGATTTAAGCGGAGCGATATTGAGCGGTACGATTTTAAGAAAAGTCGATTTGAGTAGAGCATGTTTAGTCGGTAGCAGTTTAGTTCAGGCACAACTGTTCAGGGCAAAGCTGAAATCAGCCAATTTTACCGGGGCTAGCCTTACCAGCGCGATGCTGCGTCAGGCAAACCTACGCGAGGCTATTTTAACCCGTGCCATTTTGACTGAAGCCAACCTCAGCGAAGCCAATTTAAGGAAAGCAACGTTGATCCGCGCTTATTTGCATCGAGCGAATCTCAGAGACGCTAATCTAGAGAAAGCAGATCTGAGTTTTGCCGATCTGCGATCGGCTGACTTGAGGGGGGCAAATCTGCAAAGTGCAAATTTAGAGGGCGCGATTCTAACGGGGGCAAATCTGGCTGGAGCGAATTTGAATCGAGCTTATTTGCAAGGAGCCGACTTAAGCCGTGCAGATCTTCAGCAAGCCAATCTAACCCATGCCGATCTCAATGGATGTAACTTACTCAATGCTAACCTGGGCAATGCCGATCTGTGTGGGGCAAACCTAGCCAATGCAGGTTTGTTATTGACTCATCTAACAGGCGCAAATTTAAGTCGGGCAAATTTGCATCAAGCTAATTTGATTGGCGCTCAACTCTCCGAAGCCAATTTGATGGCGGCTTCTCTGGAAGAAACGATCCTACCCAATGGAAGTCAAAGCGAATTGTGTTGGGATTGACTTTGCGAACAAATAAAATAGATTATTAGTGAGTGCAAGTATCGGGGAGATTACCTAAGTAATTTCCCTAATTGCGTTGTTTTCAACAAAAATACGGATAGCCATTGAGATTGTAACCTTGCTATGCTATACCTATATATCTTGGAAGGTTTTAGCAGGAGTAAACATAGAAAGAATGAAAAAACTGGGGACCCATCTGATTCTGGAAGCTTGGCAAGCACCAGCGGACCTTCTCAACGATGCCGAACGAATTCGTCAAGCTCTGATGGACGGGATTGCCGCCGGAGAAGCAACGTTGATCGATATGTGCGTGCATCAGTTTAGTCCTCATGGTGTCACGGCAACTGCAACGCTTGCAGAGTCACACATTGCTATCCATACCTGGCCAGAGCACGGCTATTTCGCAGCGGATTTCTTTTTCTGCGGACGGGGTAAGCCAATAGAAGCAATGAAAATTTTGCAAACAGCGCTTCAAGCCAAGCAAATTAAAGTTCAAGAAATTGAACGAGGGTTTCCTATGTCGCCTAGTATGATGCAACACCAAGAAGAAGA
It includes:
- a CDS encoding pentapeptide repeat-containing protein, producing MSTKQLLDVKQLLSRYQKGERNFQGVQILQANFKTAHLNRTNFRQADFQQGNLKGGQFISSNFSNADLQQANLCRAKLIEANLSGANLTEAFLIQADLSGAILSGTILRKVDLSRACLVGSSLVQAQLFRAKLKSANFTGASLTSAMLRQANLREAILTRAILTEANLSEANLRKATLIRAYLHRANLRDANLEKADLSFADLRSADLRGANLQSANLEGAILTGANLAGANLNRAYLQGADLSRADLQQANLTHADLNGCNLLNANLGNADLCGANLANAGLLLTHLTGANLSRANLHQANLIGAQLSEANLMAASLEETILPNGSQSELCWD
- the speD gene encoding adenosylmethionine decarboxylase — protein: MKKLGTHLILEAWQAPADLLNDAERIRQALMDGIAAGEATLIDMCVHQFSPHGVTATATLAESHIAIHTWPEHGYFAADFFFCGRGKPIEAMKILQTALQAKQIKVQEIERGFPMSPSMMQHQEEEVFQGVA